One Granulicella sp. 5B5 DNA window includes the following coding sequences:
- a CDS encoding glycosyltransferase family 39 protein — protein sequence MTDTPQSVELVTEDPAAAGASASSALGSFLQRLRGMVHTRLGLDLGELAVLLVFSCYFLFYGLVPLFGGDQLGLVGADEPRYAQIAREMLAAHSTDCHEVHARITPHSLRLKDLRASYVCLTGGTITPILYGKPWLEKPALYYWRTMGFYKELGVSDWSARIPSATGALALIILAFLHLRRFRPGGHLDAALIMVSCVAIVAFARGASTDMQLAAPFCIGMLGWYAWYETGKKFWLFDLYFFNAAATLAKGPVAPFMALVIICLFLGLRREWSALRRTIWIPGVLLYFAMVLPWYIAVQRRNPTFFREFFLEHNLERYATDLYRHHQPAYYYIIVLILGLMPWTVLSIRALIDGLQISIAEWAVRFKPQRYVGHVRAGDAFPEFLVLWALFPIIFFSFSGSKLPGYILPSIPPLAILTGDYLFRIRRTGIPAWLLYAHAAATGVITFVLLLCPQYMVYQRIIPAPIEFVKAAIGGILAALLVIIVVRRNGVQLIRTATLIPLALLLYFLLGRNGHLLDLNYSARPLAREIAKAAPDVTPVAELDVRRDLVYGLAFYRNQEVLNYANDGIPSEEHILVIPTHDTGDLDHLLQGRVYQQLFLYETQGLSVYKVYPRS from the coding sequence GGGGCATGGTACACACCCGCCTCGGCCTCGACCTCGGCGAACTGGCCGTCCTCCTTGTCTTCAGCTGTTACTTTCTCTTCTACGGCCTGGTTCCGCTCTTCGGCGGCGACCAGCTCGGCCTCGTCGGTGCCGACGAGCCACGCTACGCCCAGATCGCCCGCGAGATGCTCGCTGCGCACTCCACCGACTGCCATGAGGTTCACGCGCGCATCACGCCACACAGCCTCCGCCTCAAGGACCTCCGCGCCTCCTACGTCTGCCTCACCGGCGGCACCATCACGCCCATCCTCTACGGCAAACCGTGGCTGGAGAAGCCCGCCCTTTACTACTGGCGCACCATGGGCTTCTATAAGGAGCTCGGTGTCTCCGACTGGTCCGCGCGAATACCCTCGGCCACCGGCGCGCTGGCCCTCATCATCCTCGCCTTCCTGCATCTGCGAAGATTCAGGCCTGGAGGCCACCTCGACGCCGCACTCATCATGGTCAGTTGCGTCGCCATCGTCGCCTTCGCCCGAGGCGCGTCCACGGACATGCAGCTAGCCGCGCCCTTCTGTATAGGCATGCTCGGTTGGTACGCCTGGTATGAGACCGGGAAGAAATTCTGGCTCTTCGATCTCTACTTCTTCAACGCGGCTGCAACCCTAGCCAAAGGCCCTGTCGCGCCCTTCATGGCGCTTGTCATCATCTGCCTCTTCCTCGGCCTTCGCCGTGAGTGGTCAGCCCTCCGCCGCACCATCTGGATTCCCGGCGTCCTCCTCTACTTTGCGATGGTTCTGCCCTGGTACATCGCCGTCCAGCGCCGCAACCCCACCTTCTTCCGCGAATTCTTCCTCGAGCACAACCTCGAGCGCTACGCCACCGATCTCTACCGCCACCACCAGCCGGCGTATTACTACATCATCGTCCTCATCCTCGGCCTCATGCCCTGGACGGTGCTCTCCATCCGCGCCCTCATCGACGGCCTTCAAATCTCCATCGCCGAGTGGGCTGTCCGCTTCAAGCCGCAGCGTTACGTCGGCCACGTCCGCGCCGGCGACGCCTTTCCTGAGTTCCTCGTCCTCTGGGCGCTCTTTCCCATCATCTTCTTCTCGTTCTCTGGTTCAAAACTTCCCGGCTACATCCTGCCGTCCATACCACCGCTGGCCATCCTCACCGGCGACTATCTCTTCCGCATCCGTCGCACCGGAATCCCCGCGTGGCTGCTCTACGCCCACGCCGCCGCCACCGGAGTCATTACCTTCGTCCTTCTGCTCTGCCCGCAATACATGGTCTACCAGCGCATCATCCCCGCGCCCATTGAGTTCGTTAAGGCAGCCATCGGCGGCATTCTCGCGGCCCTCCTGGTTATCATCGTCGTTCGCCGCAACGGCGTGCAGCTCATCCGCACGGCCACTCTCATTCCGCTGGCCCTGCTCCTCTACTTCCTTCTCGGACGCAACGGCCACCTGCTCGACCTCAACTACTCCGCCCGTCCGCTGGCGCGCGAGATCGCCAAGGCCGCCCCTGACGTTACCCCGGTCGCCGAGCTCGACGTCCGTCGCGACCTCGTCTACGGCCTCGCCTTCTACCGCAATCAGGAAGTCCTCAACTACGCCAACGACGGCATCCCGTCCGAAGAGCACATCCTCGTCATCCCTACCCACGACACCGGCGACCTTGACCATCTCCTCCAGGGCCGCGTCTACCAACAGCTCTTCCTCTACGAAACGCAAGGCCTCTCCGTCTACAAGGTCTACCCCCGCAGCTGA
- a CDS encoding GNAT family N-acetyltransferase, whose translation MTSAPQLDVLDLRHFSASQLHPLLREEAARWQNRLQWDYAHATNILLDYLEGRILPGLVAVDTADGNRILGYAFHVFEGSKAVIGDIYAFGETESTTNPVGDLLLRHTLETLQATPGVDRIESQLLMYPAGALAAPFREHHFRAYPRLFMVRDLTQPLAHQQHPSHTDMWSLLREHNLTLHTWHPAFYEGAAGLIHRCYAGHMDAEINDQYKTFHGAQRFLHNIIRFPGCGIFDAEDSWVLRDAHTAEMKAMLLCSRIRYDVGHITQICVAPALRGNGLGELLLNYCAAQGAHRGLTSLSLTVTEANIRAQCLYSSNGFTQRHRFEAMVWDR comes from the coding sequence ATGACCTCGGCCCCTCAACTCGACGTCCTCGACCTCCGCCACTTCTCCGCGTCGCAGCTTCATCCCCTCTTGCGCGAGGAGGCCGCGCGCTGGCAAAACCGCCTCCAGTGGGACTACGCCCACGCCACCAACATCCTCCTCGACTACCTCGAAGGCCGCATCCTTCCCGGCCTCGTCGCCGTCGACACAGCCGACGGCAACCGCATCCTCGGCTATGCCTTCCACGTCTTCGAGGGCTCCAAGGCGGTCATCGGCGACATCTATGCCTTCGGTGAAACCGAGTCCACCACCAACCCCGTCGGCGACCTGCTCCTGCGCCACACTCTCGAAACCCTGCAAGCCACTCCCGGCGTCGACCGCATCGAGTCGCAGCTCCTGATGTATCCCGCCGGCGCCCTCGCAGCTCCCTTCCGCGAGCATCACTTCCGCGCCTACCCGCGCCTCTTCATGGTCCGCGATCTAACCCAGCCGCTCGCCCACCAGCAGCACCCCAGCCACACCGACATGTGGTCGCTCCTTCGCGAGCACAACCTCACGCTCCACACCTGGCATCCCGCCTTCTACGAAGGTGCCGCAGGCCTCATCCACCGCTGCTACGCAGGCCACATGGACGCCGAGATCAACGACCAGTACAAGACCTTCCACGGCGCCCAGCGTTTCCTCCACAACATCATCCGCTTCCCCGGCTGTGGTATCTTCGACGCCGAAGACTCATGGGTGCTCCGCGACGCCCACACCGCCGAGATGAAGGCCATGCTCCTCTGTTCCCGCATCCGTTACGACGTCGGCCACATCACCCAGATCTGCGTCGCCCCGGCACTGCGCGGCAACGGCCTCGGCGAGTTGCTGCTCAACTACTGCGCCGCCCAGGGCGCCCACCGCGGCCTCACCAGCCTCTCGCTCACAGTCACAGAGGCCAACATCCGCGCCCAATGCCTCTACAGCAGCAACGGTTTCACACAACGACACCGCTTCGAAGCCATGGTCTGGGATAGATAA
- a CDS encoding MGMT family protein: MILAIPPGRVSTYGKVAAAAGYPLYHRAVARLLRTDPPDNLPWHRVLGAGGEIKLPGEAAREQRSRLKLEGVRFRGDRVDMEHHEYAFKPWEIYE; this comes from the coding sequence ATGATCCTCGCCATTCCTCCCGGCCGCGTCAGCACCTACGGCAAAGTAGCCGCCGCAGCTGGATACCCGCTCTATCACCGCGCCGTTGCACGTCTTCTGCGTACAGACCCACCCGACAATCTCCCCTGGCACCGCGTCCTCGGCGCGGGTGGCGAGATCAAGCTCCCCGGCGAAGCAGCCCGCGAGCAGCGTTCACGACTCAAACTCGAAGGCGTCCGCTTCCGCGGCGACAGAGTCGACATGGAACACCACGAGTACGCATTCAAACCCTGGGAGATCTACGAATGA
- a CDS encoding GNAT family N-acetyltransferase codes for MNAMQRIEVERDGQTAVLDYTIEPAGTLTIWHVETPFALRGRGIAGELVEQARALAEQRHLTLHPVCPFAKTYLASNPTLRGSSGPRA; via the coding sequence ATGAACGCCATGCAACGGATCGAAGTCGAGCGCGACGGCCAGACCGCCGTACTCGACTACACCATCGAGCCAGCCGGCACACTCACCATCTGGCACGTCGAAACCCCATTCGCCCTGCGCGGCCGCGGCATCGCAGGCGAGCTCGTCGAGCAGGCACGCGCACTCGCAGAGCAGCGCCACCTCACACTGCACCCCGTCTGCCCCTTCGCAAAGACCTACCTCGCCAGCAACCCTACTCTACGTGGTAGTTCGGGGCCTCGCGCGTAA
- the guaB gene encoding IMP dehydrogenase, translating into MIESQIPEALTFDDVLLVPAYSDVVPTQVSTQVQLTKRITLATPLMSAAMDTVTESRLAIAIAQQGGLGVVHRNLTVEQQAGEIDKVKRSESGMIVDPVTIEPERPIADALDVMRRFKISGVPVTKQGKLVGILTNRDLRFVSRTDIPIGEVMTKENLITVPVGTTLEQAEHILHQHRVEKLLVVNDAYELKGLITVKDIQKKLKYPNASKDSQGRLRVAGAIGATGDYMERAEELVKMRVDALAIDSAHGHSERVLEAVREVKRRFPEVDLFAGNVATYEGTKALIEAGADAVKVGIGPGSICTTRMVTGAGMPQITAISEAYRAAKERGIAIIADGGIKYSGDITKAMAAGASVCMMGSLFAGVDESPGETILYQGRSFKAYRGMGSLSAMAQGSGERYFQGKDDIATDGRTSVVARDANGGNRLAKFVPEGIEGRVPHRGPLEAMVYQLVGGLKSGMGYLGCGTIEELQTKARFIRISGAGLRESHVHDVVITREAPNYHVE; encoded by the coding sequence ATGATTGAGAGCCAAATTCCCGAAGCGCTCACGTTCGACGACGTGCTGCTGGTCCCCGCTTACTCCGATGTTGTGCCGACGCAGGTGAGCACACAGGTGCAGTTGACGAAGAGAATTACGCTGGCGACGCCGTTGATGTCTGCCGCGATGGATACGGTGACCGAGTCGCGGTTGGCGATTGCGATTGCACAGCAGGGCGGACTGGGTGTGGTGCATCGCAACCTGACGGTGGAACAGCAGGCCGGGGAGATCGACAAGGTGAAACGGTCGGAGAGCGGCATGATCGTTGACCCGGTGACGATCGAGCCCGAACGGCCGATCGCCGATGCGCTCGATGTGATGCGGCGGTTCAAGATCAGCGGCGTGCCGGTGACGAAGCAGGGCAAGCTGGTGGGCATTCTGACGAACCGCGATCTGCGGTTTGTCTCGCGCACGGACATTCCGATTGGCGAGGTGATGACCAAGGAGAACCTGATCACGGTGCCGGTGGGCACGACGCTGGAGCAGGCCGAACATATTCTGCATCAGCACCGCGTGGAGAAGCTGCTGGTGGTGAACGATGCCTATGAGCTGAAGGGATTGATCACGGTCAAGGACATTCAAAAGAAATTGAAGTATCCGAATGCGAGCAAGGATTCGCAGGGGCGGCTGCGCGTGGCCGGCGCGATCGGCGCGACGGGCGACTATATGGAGCGCGCTGAAGAGCTGGTGAAGATGCGGGTGGATGCGCTGGCGATCGACTCGGCGCACGGGCACTCCGAGCGGGTGCTGGAGGCGGTGCGCGAGGTGAAGCGGCGCTTTCCTGAGGTGGACCTGTTTGCCGGAAACGTGGCGACGTATGAAGGTACGAAGGCGCTGATCGAGGCCGGTGCGGATGCGGTGAAGGTGGGCATCGGGCCGGGGTCTATCTGCACGACGCGCATGGTGACGGGCGCGGGCATGCCGCAGATTACGGCGATCAGCGAGGCGTATCGCGCGGCGAAGGAACGCGGCATCGCGATCATTGCGGACGGCGGCATCAAGTACTCGGGTGATATTACGAAGGCGATGGCCGCGGGTGCGAGCGTTTGTATGATGGGCTCGCTGTTTGCCGGTGTGGACGAGAGTCCGGGTGAGACGATTCTGTACCAGGGGCGCTCATTCAAGGCGTATCGCGGCATGGGCTCGTTGAGCGCGATGGCGCAGGGGTCGGGCGAGCGGTACTTCCAGGGCAAGGACGATATCGCGACGGATGGGCGGACGTCAGTCGTGGCGCGCGATGCGAACGGCGGGAATCGATTGGCGAAGTTTGTGCCGGAGGGCATCGAAGGACGCGTGCCGCACCGTGGGCCGCTGGAGGCGATGGTGTATCAGTTGGTGGGCGGGCTGAAGTCGGGCATGGGCTACCTGGGTTGCGGCACGATTGAAGAGCTACAGACGAAGGCGCGGTTCATCCGGATCAGCGGCGCGGGGCTGCGCGAGAGCCATGTGCATGATGTGGTGATTACGCGCGAGGCCCCGAACTACCACGTAGAGTAG
- a CDS encoding prolyl oligopeptidase family serine peptidase: MLSTTTQSRSLSLVSIAIAAPLLFAATTLAQTAITYQKPPAPIEQLLDAPATPTVSVAPNGLTLLIAQPQSFPSIAEVARPRYRLAGIRFNPRNAGPSVTADSIELRLQTIAPGSPKAITGLPPALRASDILWSPDSKHIAFVQRSEAALDLWVIDIATAHAHRVGLLKLNSVLGRPCAWLPNSAGLLCKTVPATRGPAPKISEVPTGPHVSENLGKVTPAPTYEDMLSTPDDENIFEYYATSQLVEIPLTGPAHPLPLKGLIGAAMPSPDGHYALVELYHRPFSYTVPYQRFPLKTEVVTLKTGTAKVLLDRPVVDNLPISRDAVEPGPRDYQWRSDVPSTLVWVEAANGGLPTPKAPVADYVKALPAPFTGEPTTILEAPLRLARAFNGASGGARGLEWGNAHLAIATVSRFSDRKSMILAFDPSTPGKVTTIYEGSSQDRYHSPGRPLTVMNTAGHPVLKLSSDAQSIYFLSDGASRTGDKPFIATMPLTGGKETILYRSTDPYYIQPVAVLPGEKLLVRRESQTESPNYFTASLSDPATALTQITTFPSPYAGINMPTHEVLHYKRADGLDLTATLWLPYGYTKSQGPLPTLMEAYPAEFKTRAAASQVAGSPNRFPTFGWGGSPVYFTQIGYAVLENAAIPIIGEGDKQPNDTYVQQLVDGAKAAVDAGVATGTVDRNRVGVMGHSYGAFMTANLLAHTDIFRAGIARSGAYNRTLTPYGFQNEERTYWQDPKVYFDMSPFSYADKIKTPILLIHGEADDNTGTFPIQSERFYAALKGQGATVRLVFLPLEPHHYGAHESLQHMLWEMSRWLDTYVKPETSPATKSAE; the protein is encoded by the coding sequence ATGCTCTCCACAACCACCCAGAGCCGTTCCTTGTCCCTCGTCTCCATAGCCATCGCCGCGCCCCTGCTCTTTGCCGCGACCACCCTCGCGCAGACCGCCATCACCTACCAGAAGCCCCCCGCGCCCATCGAGCAGCTACTCGACGCCCCCGCGACGCCCACCGTCTCCGTCGCCCCCAACGGCCTCACCCTGCTCATCGCGCAGCCGCAGAGCTTCCCCAGCATCGCCGAGGTCGCCCGGCCCCGCTATCGCCTCGCCGGCATCCGCTTCAACCCGCGCAACGCCGGCCCCAGCGTCACGGCCGACAGCATCGAGCTCCGCCTGCAGACCATCGCCCCCGGCTCTCCCAAAGCCATCACCGGCCTGCCCCCCGCTCTCCGCGCCTCCGACATCCTCTGGTCGCCCGACTCAAAACACATCGCCTTCGTCCAACGCTCCGAGGCCGCCCTCGACCTCTGGGTCATCGACATTGCCACCGCCCACGCCCACCGCGTCGGCCTGCTCAAGCTCAACTCCGTCCTCGGACGCCCCTGCGCCTGGCTGCCCAACTCCGCCGGCCTCCTCTGCAAGACCGTCCCCGCCACCCGCGGCCCCGCCCCCAAAATCAGCGAAGTCCCCACCGGCCCCCACGTCTCGGAAAACCTCGGCAAAGTCACTCCCGCGCCCACCTACGAGGACATGCTCTCCACCCCCGACGACGAAAACATCTTCGAGTACTACGCCACCTCGCAGCTCGTCGAAATCCCCCTCACCGGCCCCGCGCATCCGCTCCCCCTCAAAGGCCTCATCGGCGCCGCTATGCCCTCGCCCGACGGCCATTACGCACTCGTCGAGCTCTACCACCGCCCCTTCAGCTACACCGTCCCCTACCAGCGCTTCCCCCTCAAAACCGAGGTCGTCACCCTCAAAACCGGCACCGCCAAAGTCCTTCTCGACCGCCCCGTTGTCGACAACCTCCCCATCTCCCGCGATGCCGTAGAGCCCGGCCCGCGCGACTACCAGTGGCGCTCCGACGTTCCCTCAACTCTCGTCTGGGTAGAAGCCGCCAACGGCGGTCTCCCCACCCCCAAAGCTCCCGTCGCCGACTACGTCAAAGCCCTCCCCGCACCCTTCACCGGCGAGCCCACCACCATCCTTGAAGCTCCGCTTCGCCTCGCCCGCGCCTTCAACGGAGCCAGCGGCGGCGCCCGCGGCCTCGAATGGGGCAACGCCCACCTCGCCATCGCCACCGTCTCCCGCTTCTCCGACCGCAAGTCGATGATCCTGGCCTTCGATCCCTCAACCCCCGGCAAGGTCACAACGATCTACGAAGGTTCCTCGCAGGACCGCTACCACAGCCCCGGCCGCCCGCTCACAGTGATGAACACCGCCGGCCACCCCGTCCTCAAGCTCTCATCCGATGCCCAATCGATCTACTTCCTCTCCGACGGCGCCAGCCGCACCGGCGACAAGCCCTTCATCGCCACCATGCCTCTCACCGGCGGCAAGGAAACCATCCTCTACCGCTCCACCGACCCGTACTACATCCAGCCCGTCGCAGTCCTCCCCGGCGAAAAGCTCCTCGTCCGCCGCGAGTCCCAGACCGAGTCCCCCAACTACTTCACCGCCTCGCTCTCCGATCCGGCCACAGCCCTCACCCAGATCACCACCTTCCCCTCCCCCTACGCCGGCATCAACATGCCGACGCACGAGGTCCTCCACTACAAGCGCGCCGACGGCCTCGACCTCACCGCAACCCTCTGGCTTCCCTACGGCTACACCAAGTCGCAGGGCCCGCTGCCCACCCTCATGGAGGCCTACCCCGCCGAGTTCAAGACCCGCGCCGCCGCCAGCCAGGTCGCCGGCTCGCCCAACCGCTTCCCCACCTTCGGCTGGGGCGGCTCGCCGGTCTACTTCACACAGATCGGCTACGCCGTCCTCGAAAACGCCGCCATCCCCATCATCGGCGAAGGCGACAAGCAGCCCAACGACACCTACGTCCAGCAGCTCGTCGACGGTGCCAAAGCAGCAGTCGACGCCGGCGTCGCCACCGGCACCGTCGACCGCAACCGCGTCGGCGTCATGGGCCACAGCTACGGCGCCTTCATGACCGCCAACCTCCTCGCGCACACCGACATCTTCCGCGCCGGCATCGCCCGCTCCGGAGCCTACAACCGCACCCTCACCCCCTACGGCTTCCAGAACGAGGAGCGCACTTACTGGCAGGACCCCAAGGTCTACTTCGATATGTCGCCCTTCAGCTACGCCGACAAGATCAAGACCCCCATCCTCCTCATCCACGGCGAAGCCGACGACAACACCGGCACCTTCCCCATCCAGAGCGAGCGCTTCTACGCCGCCCTCAAGGGCCAGGGAGCCACCGTCCGCCTCGTCTTCCTCCCCCTCGAACCCCACCACTACGGCGCCCACGAAAGCCTGCAGCACATGCTCTGGGAGATGTCCCGCTGGCTCGACACCTACGTCAAACCCGAAACCTCACCCGCCACCAAATCTGCGGAATAG
- the rimP gene encoding ribosome maturation factor RimP, producing MALQLDTIRATADRVAASHHLDLVDLEFTGGAKHRTLRVFLEKDAAARAEFAAKAAADEEAGLPKGVPVETLSFVTHEDCANFARDFGTVLDVEDLIPGAEYTLEVSSPGLERKLLRPADYTRFTGSLIKLQTFSAIENNRHFTGRLSTFDGTQLTLDLSAIKQKGKAKKALTAQTVTISLANVEKANLVAEI from the coding sequence ATGGCACTTCAGCTCGATACAATTCGCGCCACCGCCGACCGCGTCGCCGCCTCGCACCACCTTGACCTCGTCGACCTCGAGTTCACCGGCGGCGCCAAGCACCGTACACTCCGCGTCTTCCTCGAAAAGGACGCAGCCGCCCGCGCCGAATTCGCTGCCAAGGCCGCAGCCGACGAGGAAGCAGGCCTGCCCAAAGGCGTCCCCGTTGAAACCCTCTCCTTCGTCACCCACGAAGACTGCGCCAACTTCGCCCGCGACTTCGGCACCGTCCTCGACGTCGAAGACCTCATCCCCGGCGCCGAGTACACCCTCGAAGTCAGCTCCCCCGGCCTCGAGCGCAAGCTCCTCCGCCCCGCCGACTACACCCGCTTCACGGGCTCCCTCATCAAGCTCCAGACTTTCTCGGCCATCGAAAACAACCGCCACTTCACCGGCCGCCTCTCAACATTCGACGGCACCCAACTCACCCTCGACCTCAGCGCCATCAAACAGAAGGGCAAAGCGAAAAAAGCGCTCACCGCCCAGACCGTAACGATTTCGCTCGCCAACGTCGAGAAGGCCAACCTAGTAGCAGAAATCTGA
- the nusA gene encoding transcription termination factor NusA: MSSPLYQSIEILSREKGIDPAIVVGAVEDAIALATRKFYKTVENMRGEMDKETGEIRAYVYKTVVETPELVEDPDNQLTIEQAREIAPEVEVGGELRFYKDTSPLGRIAAQMAKQVIFQKVREAERDTVFNEYGNRVGEILNATVKRLEPMDVIFDLGKAEARMPKREQSRLEQFAIGERVRVVLLRVDRAAKGPQVIVSRAAPALVQSLFQSEVPEIYDGTVTVRAIAREAGERTKIAVQSRDKDVDPVGACVGMKGMRVQSIIRELRGEKIDIIEYSDEITTFAEKALQPAKVSRVSITDLAEKQLEVIVDDTQLSLAIGKKGQNVRLAAKLLQWKIDIKSEEEKRQEVEQQMSGMGSGPATPIEQVTELGESVMEKLIAAGITTVESLADMTAEELGEIPGIGDKTVEKIAVAVRHYFGQYEEGEERPAAPTPTSEPSLAGGEEAVAAAASDGEAASHDPEVHSMTHTPEEILADQAARSGETEEVNGFSAEDLAAVEEDESLSDANDDNDAREERIEQDNDTLDTLVDEAQENSSEGIDD, encoded by the coding sequence ATGTCAAGCCCCCTGTACCAGTCCATCGAGATCCTCAGCCGCGAAAAGGGCATCGACCCCGCGATCGTCGTCGGCGCCGTTGAAGACGCCATCGCCCTCGCCACGCGCAAGTTCTATAAGACCGTCGAAAACATGCGCGGCGAGATGGACAAGGAGACCGGCGAGATCCGCGCCTACGTCTACAAGACCGTCGTCGAAACACCCGAGCTCGTCGAGGACCCCGACAACCAGCTCACCATCGAGCAGGCCCGCGAGATCGCGCCCGAAGTCGAAGTCGGCGGCGAGCTCCGCTTCTACAAGGACACCTCTCCCCTCGGCCGCATCGCCGCCCAGATGGCCAAGCAGGTCATCTTCCAGAAAGTCCGCGAAGCCGAGCGCGACACCGTCTTCAACGAGTACGGCAACCGCGTCGGCGAGATCCTCAACGCCACCGTCAAGCGCCTTGAGCCCATGGACGTCATCTTCGACCTCGGCAAGGCTGAAGCCCGCATGCCCAAGCGTGAGCAGTCGCGCCTCGAGCAGTTCGCCATCGGCGAGCGCGTCCGTGTCGTCCTCCTCCGCGTCGACCGAGCTGCAAAAGGCCCGCAGGTCATCGTCTCCCGCGCCGCGCCGGCACTGGTCCAGTCGCTCTTCCAGTCCGAGGTCCCCGAGATCTACGACGGCACCGTCACCGTGCGCGCCATCGCCCGCGAAGCCGGCGAGCGCACCAAGATCGCCGTCCAGTCCCGCGACAAGGACGTCGACCCCGTCGGCGCTTGCGTCGGCATGAAGGGCATGCGCGTCCAGTCCATCATCCGCGAGCTCCGCGGCGAAAAGATCGACATCATCGAGTACTCCGACGAGATCACCACCTTCGCCGAAAAGGCCCTGCAGCCCGCCAAGGTCAGCCGCGTCAGCATCACCGACCTCGCCGAAAAGCAGCTCGAAGTCATCGTCGACGACACCCAGCTCTCGCTCGCCATCGGCAAGAAGGGCCAGAACGTCCGCCTCGCCGCCAAGCTCCTCCAGTGGAAGATCGACATCAAGTCCGAAGAGGAGAAGCGCCAGGAGGTCGAGCAGCAGATGTCCGGCATGGGCAGCGGCCCCGCCACGCCCATCGAGCAGGTCACCGAGCTCGGCGAATCCGTCATGGAAAAGCTCATCGCCGCCGGCATCACCACCGTCGAGTCCCTCGCCGACATGACCGCCGAAGAGCTCGGCGAGATCCCCGGCATCGGCGACAAGACCGTCGAGAAGATCGCCGTCGCCGTCCGCCACTACTTCGGCCAGTACGAAGAAGGCGAAGAGCGTCCGGCAGCTCCCACACCCACCTCCGAGCCCTCGCTCGCAGGCGGTGAGGAGGCTGTAGCCGCCGCAGCCAGCGATGGCGAAGCCGCATCTCATGACCCGGAGGTGCACTCCATGACCCACACCCCTGAAGAGATTCTCGCCGACCAGGCCGCCCGCTCCGGCGAAACCGAAGAGGTGAACGGCTTCTCTGCCGAGGACCTCGCCGCCGTCGAGGAGGACGAGTCCCTCTCCGACGCCAACGACGACAACGACGCCCGCGAAGAGCGCATCGAGCAGGACAACGACACCCTCGACACCCTCGTCGACGAGGCCCAGGAGAACTCCTCCGAAGGCATCGACGACTAA